One Catenulispora sp. GP43 genomic window, GCCTCGACAAAGGCGAGTACCGGGCCTCCCGCATCCGCGACAAGTCCTCGTACTACGACACGAGCCATCTGCTGCCCCGCCAGGAAGTCCTCGAGAAGCTCCGCACCGCCGAGGACGGCCCGGAGATCGTCACCCTGCTGGACCACCTCCGAGGCCGCGGCCAAGGCGACGTCTTCCGCGTCGCGCACCTGACCGACCACCCGGACCCGGACGTCCGCGAAGCCCTCGCCTACGCGCTCTACGGCTTCAACAAAAGAGCCGCTGCAGAGCTCTTTGAAAAGCTCCGCAGCGACGCGGTCCAAGACGTCCGCGAGGCCGCCGGAGCGGACGAGGACGAGGACGAGGACGAGGACGAGGAACGCTAGGGCCTCAAGCGACCCGCTTCAGCCTCGACATGACCACCGCCTCGCGCCTCAGCCTGATGAAGGCCACGGCGTCATCCAGCACATACACCCACGGCAGCACGGAGGCCACGCACCCGCCGAGCGCGAGCCAGACCTTGCAGCTGAACCAGGCGGGGCCGCCCCGGAAAACCGGAGCGGCCCCGCCACCGCCTGTCAGGCCCTCGCGTCACCCCTCGCGGGACACCGTCGCCACCTCACCGCCGTGCGCCGTCCGCCCCGCCGAACCTGCCGGGGCACCGGCCGGCGCGGAACCAGTCGCACCGCTCTTCGTGTCAGCCTTCGTCCCGACCCCGGCCGGCGTCTCGGCGCCCGCCGCGAACGCGCCGCCGACGCGCACGTGCCCCGGTAGTCCGATCACCCCGGCGACCTGCTGAGCGATCGTGTTCGGCAGCGCCACGGTGCCGCCCATCAGGAACGCGTCGTACAAGCTCGCCGACTGACCGTGCAGGTACGACAGCATCGCCGGGCTGACGCCGGTGGGCGCCGTCAGCAGCAGCGGGCCGCCGCGCAGGCCGATCATCGCGCCGCCGGACAGGGCGTCCGGCCAGGTGGCACCGGTGGCCAGGGCCACGTTGGAGTTCGCGGCGAAGAAGTCCTGCGCGACCATCAGGGACGTCGAGTACCGGTCCGCGCCGGCCAGCTTGCGCCGCGAGATCTCCGACGGCCAGGCCGGCATCTTGCCGCTCTGGTAGGCCGAGATCAGGGCCGCGTCGCCCGGTCCGCCGATGGTGACCAGTTCGGTGCCGCCGGCCGTGTCCGGGTCCGGGTTCAGCGTCTTGAGGTAGTCCAAGGTCTCCTTCGGCATGGCCCCGCCGTCGGTCAGCAGCACCGGTTCGCCGGTCGCGCCGGCGGCCAGCGCGTCCGGGAACTGCGCGCCGGTCGCGATCATCACCATGCCCGGGCGCGGGTTGATCTGCTTGGCGATGGCGACCGCCGTGCCGTAGCGGGTCTGCCCGGCCAGCCGCACCACCGTGTAGTGCGACAGCGCCGAGGCCACCGCCGGCGACAGCGCCTGCGTCCCGCCGAGCAGATACACCTTCCCGCCGGGCGCCAGCACGCGCGAGATCTCCGCCTTCACCGCCGGGTCCAGGCCCGCCGAGCCGGTGATCAGCAACGGTGCGTCAGTGCGGACGGCCAGCGCCGAGCCGCCGAGCGCGTCGGCGAAGGTGTCGCTGCGCGCGAGCACGACCGCCCCGGCCGGGATGCGGCCGTCGGCGGCGCCGTGGTTCGCGAAGTTCAGCTGTGAGGCCGCGATCGCGGTCCCGACGCGGTCGGCGCCCCACTCTCGCAGGACGTGGGAGTCGAGGACCGGCGGTGTGAAGTCCGGGTCGTCGGCGTCGGGGATGCTGCCGACCGGAGTACCGCCGGCCGCCGGGATCTCGAGGATCTCGTGGAAGGTCTCGTTGGCGTACGCGAGGTATTTCCCGTCCGGCGACCACGCGGGCTTGCTCGCGCCGTTCGGGTCGTGCGACACCTGGGTGACCCCGCTGCCGTCGGCGTTCGCGGTGAAGATCTGCGCGATGCCGCTGCCGTCCGGCCGCACGAAGGCGATCTTCGACACGTCGGGCGAATACGCCGGCTGCGAAGAGTTCGGGATCAGCTGGCTCGCGCCGCTTCCAGTGAGGCGGTACGTCGAGTGCGCGTCGCCGGTGACGCACTCGTAGATCAGCGACCCGTCCGCTTCGAAGCTCGGGCTGTGCTCCTGCTGGCAGGCGGGGCCGGTCGGGAGGCGGTAGGCGTGGCCGGCCGTGGTCCCGTCGGTGTTCTCCGAGACCAGGTTCGCCACAGCGCCGCCGTCGCCTTGTACGAACACGACGAGGGAACCGTCCCAGCTCACCGCCGGCTCGCTGTCCTTGGTCCGCACCCCGGGCACCCCGGACACCTCGGTCAGCGGCGCGGCACCGCTGCCGTCCGGATGCACCGTCGACAGGCCCGGGTCTGAGCTGTACAGCAGCCGCGTCCCCAGCGGGTTCCACGCCGTGCGGCCCTCGGACTCGGAGGAGACGGTCGCGAGCCGGGGCCCGTCCACGGCCCCGGCCGGCGCGGCGATGATCGACGTCCCGCGCCGGAACGTCAGCGGCGCGACGGTGCCCTGGCCGGCGGGCAGCGGCTGCCCGGTCGGCGCGCCGGGCGGGACCGGGCCGGTCTCGTTGAAGCGGAACAGGCCGCGGGTCGCCGGGCCGCCGTGGCAGGACTGGCTGAACTCCAACTCCATGCTGGCGACCTGGCTGTTGGGACCGTTGGTCCAGGTCAGGTCGTCGATCTTGACCGTGCCCTTGTCGTCCTCGGCGCCGATCTCGTCGCTCGGGCGCCCGCACGGCCCGGTGTTGAACTGGCTGAAGTAGAACCAGGGCTGGGTACCGCCGCCGTAGACGATGCCCTCGGTGTTCGTGTACGTCTGCCCGACGGCCCACTGCTGCCCGGACGGCATGTGGAACGAGAACCCGAACGAGGTCGGGTCCGAGGTCTCGCCGTTGTGGATCGACTGGAAGCTGATGTCGGACGACGGCGGAATACCCCCGCCGTTCAGGTCGGCATTGGCCGTCATCGCGTACGCGGAGCCTTGCTCCACCCCGGTGAACCCGCCGGTGACCATGTCCCCGGCCTGGCCCTCGACCACCAACTCCGTCGCGGGTGCCGCGGCAGCCGCGGCGGTCCCCTTCGGTGCGGCAGTCGCGGCCTGAGCCGACATCGCGGTGTAAGGCGCCGCCCCCAGAACAGCCAAGGCCCCCACAGCCAAGACCGACAATCTCTGCGCGCGCATAGGCGCACCCTCCCCAGGTGAGAATGACGAGCCGAGAGTTTTTCGTGAACGTTATAGCGAAAGGACCCCTGCTGAGCAGGGGTCCTTAGGCGTATCTTCCTACGTCAGGCGTCTACCGATCAGGCGTCGACCACCGAGTGCCCGAACAGCTTCCGGAACGGTGCCTCGTGCGCCGCCCGCAGCTCGGCCAGCGGCACCGTGAACTGCCCCTGCACCTCCAGGGAGTCCCCGTCCACGACGCCCACGCGCGCCACGGGCAGCCCGCGCGCCACGCACATGTCGGTGAACCGCAGTTCCTCGCTGCGCGGCACCGCGACCAGCGCGCGCCCCGCCGACTCCGAGAACAGGGCGACGAACGGGTCCAGCGTGCCGCCCTCGGCGTCCGTCTCCGGCAGGACCAGGCGGGCGCCGTGGCCGCCGCGCAGGCAGCCCTCCACGACCGCCTGGGCCAGGCCGCCGTCGGACAGGTCGTGCGCCGCCGAGAGCATGCCGTCGCGCGAGCCGGCGATCAGCACCTCGCCGAGCACCTTCTCGCGGCGCAGGTCCAGGCGCGGGGGCAGGCCGCCGAGGTGGCCGTGGACCTCGTGGGCCCACTCCGAGCCGCCGAACTCGTCGCGGGTGTCGCCGAGCAGCAGCAGGATCTCGCCCTCGCGCTCGAAGGCGCCGCGGGTGCGGCGGTCGACGTCGTCGATCACCCCGAGCACGCCGACCACCGGGGTCGGGTGGATGTTCACGTCGCCGGTCTGGTTGTAGAACGACACGTTGCCGCCGGTGACCGGGGTCCCCAGCTCCAGGCAGGCGTCGGCCAGACCGCGGCAGGCCTCGGCGAACTGCCACATGACGTCCGGGTCCTCCGGCGAGCCGAAGTTCAGGCAGTCGGTGACGGCCAGCGGCTTGGCGCCGGTGGCCGCCACGTTGCGGTAGGCCTCGGCCAGCGCCAGCTGCGCGCCCTGGTAGGGGTCGAGCTTGGTGAACCGGCCGTTGCCGTCGGTGGACAGCGCCACGCCGAGGGTGGTGCCCGGCAGCGCGGCGTCCAGCCGGACCATCCCGGAGTCCTCGCCGTGCCCGAGGACCGTGTTGCCCTGGACGCGGTGGTCGTACTGCTCCACGGCCCAGGTCTTGTCCGCCAGGTTCGGCGAGCCGACCAGCCGGAGCAGGGTCTCGCGCAGCTCCTCGGCTCCTCCCGGGCGCTTGAGGCGCTCGGCGGTCGGCACGTCGGCCTGCAGCGCGTCCTGCCACTCCGGACGCGCGAACGGCCGGTTGTACACCGGGCCCTCGTGCGCCAGGGTCCGCGGCGGCACGTCCACGATCAGCTCGCCGTGCCACCACATGCGCAGCCGGCCGGTATCGGTGACCTCGCCGAGCGCGGTGGCGGTGACGTCCCACTTGTCGCAGACCGCCAGGAACGCCTCGACCTTGGCCGGTTCGACCACGGCCATCATCCGCTCCTGCGACTCCGACATGAGGACTTCCTCAGGGGTCAGCGTCGAGTCGCGCAGCGGCGCGGCGTCCAGCCGCACGTCCATGCCGCCGGTGCCGGCCGCGGCCAGCTCGGTGGTGGAGCAGGTGAGCCCGGCCGCGCCCAGGTCCTGGATGCCCACGACCAGGTCGGCCGCGAAGATCTCCAGGCAGCACTCGATGAGCACCTTCTCCATGAACGGGTCGCCGACCTGCACGCTGGGGCGCTTGGCCGGGCCGTCCTCGTCGAAGGTGGCGCTGGCCAGCACCGAGGCGCCGCCGATGCCGTCGCCGCCGGTGCGGGCGCCGAACAGGATCACCTGGTTGCCCGGGCCCGGGGCCTTGGCCAGCTTGATCTCGTCGGCCCGCATGACCCCCACGCACAGCGCGTTGACCAGCGGGTTGCCCAGGTAGCAGGGGTCGAAGACGATCTCGCCGCCGATGTTCGGCACGCCCAGGCAGTTGCCGTAGCCGCCGATGCCGGCCACCACGCCGGGCAGCACCCGCGCGGTGTCCGGGGCGTCGGCCGGGCCGAAGCGCAGCGGGTCCATGACGCCGATCGGGCGGGCGCCCATGGTGAGGATGTCGCGGACGATGCCGCCGACCCCGGTCGCCGCGCCCTGGTAGGGCTCGACGTAGGAGGGGTGGTTGTGCGACTCGACCTTGAAGGTGACGGCCAGGCCCTCGCCGACGTCCACGACGCCGGCGTTCTCGCCCGGGCCGACCAGCAGCGCGGCGGTCTTCGGGGCCTTCTCGCCGAACTGCTTCAGGTGCACCCGGGAGGACTTGTACGAGCAGTGCTCGGACCACATGACCGAGTACATGGCCAGCTCCGAGGAGCTGGGACGGCGGCCCAGGATCTCGCGGACGCGCAGGTACTCGTCCTCGGTCATGCCGAGTTCGCGGTACGGCTGCTTCACGTCCGGCGTCTCAGAGGCCTTCGCGACGGTGTCGAAAGCGACGGCGGTGTCCACGAAGACGTCCGTCGTGTCGAACACGTTCTCGGAGGAGTTGCCGGTGCTCATGCGGAAACCAAGCTCTTGAGGATCGAGGTGAAGAACGGCAGGCCGTCGGTGCCCGGACCCGGGTGGGGGCCGGTCAGGTCGTCGATGGCGTACTCGGGGTGCGGCATCAGGCCGACCACGTTGCCGGCGGCGTTGGTGATGCCGGCGATGTCGCGCGCGGCGCCGTTCGGGTTGGCGGTGTAGCGCGCCAGCACCCGGCCCTCGGCCTCCAGCGCGTCGAGCGTGTGCTCGTCGGCGACGAAGCGGCCGTCCATGTTCTTGATCGGGATGACCGCCTCGGCGCCGGCCTCGTAGTCCGAGGTCCACGCGGTGCGGTTGTTCTCGATCCGCAGGGTGACGTCGCGGTTGATGAAGTGCAGGTCGCCGTTGCGGATCATCGCGCCTTCCAGCAGGTGCGCCTCGCACAGGACCTGGAAGCCGTTGCAGATGCCCAGGACCGGCAGGCCGCCGCGGGCGGCGTCGATGATCGTGTCCATCACCGGGGAGAACCGGGCGATGGCGCCGGCGCGCAGGTAGTCGCCGTAGGAGAAGCCACCGGGCAGCACGACCGCGTCCACCTGGTGCAGGTCCTGCTCCTTGTGCCACAGCGCCACCGGCTCGGCCCCGACCGCCGCCGCGGCGCGCAGCGCCTGCTGGTCGTCCAGGGTCCCGGGGAAGGTGACGACGCCGATGCGCGCGGGCATCAGGCGTTCTCGACGTCGGACGACAGCACCGTGACCTTGAAGTCCTCGATCACGGTGTTGGCGAGCAGCTTCTCGGCCATCTGCTCGGCGGTGGCCCGCAGGGTGGCCGGGTCGGCGTCCGCGAGCTCCAGCTCGAAGCGCTTGCCCTGGCGGACGTTGGTGACGGAGTCGAAGCCCATGCGAGGCAGTGCGCGCTGCACCGCCTGGCCCTGGGGGTCGAGGATCTCGGGCTTGAGCATGACGTCGACGAGGACGCGGGCCACGGGTTCTCCCATTCGCTTCAGCCGCGGCACGTCCGCGCCGGGGCTATTGGGTGGCGGTGATCCCCAGTCTACCGGCGGTTATGTGTGCTTCCGCCCGGCCGAGGAGCAGCTCGCCGGAGGCCGCGCCGCGCGCCGTGCGGACCGCCGTGACGGCCCACGCGCCGACCAGCAGCACATACAGCGCGCAGGCGAGCCAGGCGTACGCGGCCAGACCGGTGTGCCGCCACAGCCCCGTGGCCCCGGTCACACAGGTCCCCACCGGGAAGGTGAACGCCCACCAGGTCATCGCGAACGGCAGACCGCGCTTGGCCACGTCCGCGACCACCAGCAGCGCCATGAGCAGCCAGATCATCGCGAAGCCCAGCACCGGCACGCCGTAGATCACGGCGAACGGCTTCAGGGCGGCCGCCAGCTGCGGGCTGACGGCACCGTGCGCGACGTCGGCTAGGTTGTTCACCGCGGTCACCGACTGCCCGAGCGGGCCGAGGACCAGGAACAGGCCGGGGGCCGCGATGGCCGCCCCGACCTTGTGGTGCACCAGCTTGGCGAAGACCACCGGCAGGATGATCATCGTCGCCAGCAGGCTGATGCCGAACATCGCGTAGCAGCCCAGCAGCATCGTCTCGCGCGCCTGGCCGGCCGCCAGGTGCGGGATCAGCTGCGGACCGGTCGCGGCCGAGACCATCGGCGCGACGATCGCCAGCAGCCAGGCCGGAGCGGCACTGCCCTCGGGCAGCTCGTGCCGGGTCATCATCAGGTACGGGACCACGACCGTGGTGGCCAGGCCGACCAGGGTGCCGGCCAGCCACAGCGTCCAGGCCAGGCCGAGCGCCGCGCCGGTGCCGATCCACGCCCGGCCGACGATCATCGTCCCGGCCGAGACCGCGGTCAGCGCCATCGACAGGCAGCCGTAGAACGGGGCGACGGCGGGGTCGAGGATGTCGCGGCGGGCCTGGTCGGCGTGCCAGCGCCAGTGCGCGGCCCGGGCCGCCAGGACCACCGCGAGCCAGAGCGCGGCCAGCGCCCAGACCGCGGTGGCGGCCGCGCGGGGGACGCCGCGCTCGAACCCCGGCAGCCCCGCGCCGGCGTTGGCGATGATCGCCGTGCCCATGACGGAGGCGTACCAGTTCGGTCCGACGCGGCGGAAGACGTCGCGCGCGGCGACGCCGGACCATCGGGAGGCCGGTCCGGCGCCGCGGGGGCGGTGGGCCGTCGGGGAGACCGGAGTCGTCGACGTCACCGGAAGCTGGATCATGTGTGCCATGCCTCCAGCCTCGCCCGCGGCGGCCGGCCGGACTAGACCCCAACTGGGCATGAGGTCATAGAGGTCCTCTATGACCCGATGCCGTGGCCAGCGGCTTCTAGTCGAACTTCACTCCGGTGAGCCGTTCGTAGGCCTCGACGTAGCGGGCCCGGGTGGCCTGCACGACCTCCTCCGGCAGGGCCGGCGGCGGGGTGTCGGACGCGCGGTCCCAGCCCGAGGCCGGGGAGCTGAGCCAGTCGCGCACGAACTGCTTGTCGAAGGACGGCTGCGCACGGCCCGGCTTCCACTCGTCGGCCGGCCAGAAGCGGGACGAGTCCGGGGTCAGCACCTCGTCGGCCAGGACCAGGGTCCCGCCGCGCAGCCGCCCGAACTCGAACTTGGTGTCGGCCAGGATGATTCCGCGCTCCTCGGCGATCTCGCGGGCCCGCGAGTAGACGGCCAGCGTCACGTCCTTCAGATGCGCGGCCAGCTCCGGGTCGGCGATCCGCTCGGCCATCTCGTCGAAGGTGACGTTCTCGTCGTGCTCCCCGATCTCGGCCTTCATCGCCGGGGTGAAGATCGGCCGGTCCAGCCGGGAGCCGTCGACCAGACCGGGGGGCAGCGGCACGCCGTTCGCGGTCCGGTTCCGCTCGTACTCGGCGAGCCCGGAGCCGGTCAGGTAGCCGCGCGCCACGCACTCCACCGGGATCATGGCCAGCTTGCGGCAGAGCATCGAGCGGCCCCGCAGCTCCTCCTTGTAGGGCGCGAGCTCGGCCGGGAACTCGTCCACGTCGGCGCTGATCACATGGTTCGGCACCAGGTCGGCGAGCTGCCTGAACCACCACATCGACAGCTGGGTCAGGATCCGGCCCTTGTCCGGGATCTCTTGCTCCAGCACGAAGTCGTAGGCGGAGATCTTGTCGGAGGCGACGAGCAGGAGATCGTCGCCCACCGCGTACAGGTCGCGGATCTTGCCGCTGGCGAGGTGGTTCAGGCCGGTGATCACGCCCTGAAGCCTACCGGCGCTTCAGCCCGCCTTCGGCTCACGTTCGTACAGCCGCCGCGACCAGGCGTAGGACACCACCCCGATCCCGACACACCAGGCGAGCGTGACGACCAGGTCGCCGCCGATCCGGGTCCCGGTGAGCAGCCCGCGCAGCGTCTCGTTGACCGGCGTGAACGGCTCGTACTCCGAGAACCAGCGCACCCCGGCCGGCAGCGAGTCGGTCGGCACGAACCCGCTGCTCAGGAAGGGCAGCAGCATGAGGAACATCGGCGAGTTGCTCGCGGTCTCCACGCTCTTGGCGGACAGCCCGAGGCCCACGCACAGCCAGGTGACGGCCAAGGTCAGCAACAGCACCACGCCGAGGGCGGCGAACCACTCGGCCGCGTTCGCGTGCGGACGGAAGCCCACGGCGATCGCCGCGCCGGTCACCACCACGATGCCGATCATGGTCTGGATCGTGGCGCCGACCACGTGCCCGGTGAGCACCGAGGACCGTGCGACGGCCATGGTCCGGAAGCGGGCGATGATGCCCTCGGTCATGTCCTGCGCGACGGCGATCGCCGTGCCCTGCGCGGCGGCGGCCACCGCCATCACGATGATCGCGGGGGCGACGTACGCGGCGTAGGCGGCGCGGCCGCCGTGCACGCCGGCCGGGGTGCCGCTGCCGAGGCCGGAGCCGAGCGTGCCGCCGAAGACGTAGACGAACAGGAGCAGGAAGACCAGGGGCATCAGGGTGACCATGAGGGTCAGCGACGGGTAGCGCTGCATGTGGCGCAGGTTGCGGCGCAGCATGATGCGGGCGTGGATCAGGGCGTGCGAGCGGGTGTCGGGCCGGCCGTCCTTGCCGGGCCTGCCGATCTTGCCGGGCCCGCCGATCTTGCCGGGCCTGCCGTTCCTGCCGGTTTCAGGGGCCTTGCCGGTCCTGTCGGTCCCGCCGGTCTCGCTGTCGTCGAAGCCGCTACCGGCCAGTGTCGAGGTGCTCATCCTCAGGCTCCTTTCTTGCCGGTCAGCGCGAAGAACACGTCGTCGAGGTCCGGGGTGTGCACGGCCAGCGCCTCGACCTCGACCGAGGCGTCGTCCAGCTGCCGCAGCAGGGTCCGCAGGGTGCCGACCCGGCCGTCGCCGGCCAGCTGCAGGGTGAGCGCGTCGTCGTCGCGGCCGGTCGGCACGAGGACCAGCGCGGCGGCGTCGAGCGCGGCGCGGTCGGCGAAGGTCAGCTCGATGTGCCCGCCCGGGATCCGGGTCTTGAGCTCGGCCGGCATCCCCTCGGCGACGACGCGCCCGTCGTCCAGCACCGCGACCCGGTGCGCGAGCTGATCGGCTTCGTCCAGGTACTGGGTCGTCAGCAGGATGGTCGTCCCCTCCGCGACCAGCCCGCGGATGATGTCCCACATGACCCGGCGGCTGCGCGGGTCCAGGCCCGTCGTCGGCTCGTCGAGGAAGATCACCTTCGGGTCCCCGACCAGCGTCATCGCCAGGTCGAGCTTGCGCTTCATCCCCCCGGAGTAGGTGGCCGCCGGCTTGCCGGCCGCCTCGGTCAGCTCGAAGCGCTCCAGCAGGTCCTCGGCCCGCCGCCGCCCCGCCGGCCTGGGCAGCAGGTGCAGATCGGCCATCAGCATCAGGTTCTCGCGCCCGGTCAGATAGCCGTCGACGGCGGAGAACTGCCCGGTCACCCCGATCGACCGGCGCACCGCCTGCGGATCGGCCGCGAGGTCGTACCCCGCGATCCGGATGTCCCCGGCGTCGGGGCGCAGGTAGGTGGTCAGGAGGTGGACGGCGGTGGTCTTGCCGGCCCCGTTCGGGCCCAGCAGGGCCAGGATGGTCCCGGCCGGCACGCTCAGATCCATGCCGTCCAGCACGGTCTTCGCGCCGAAGGACTTGCGCAGGCCGCGGGCCCGGATCGCGAGCTCGTCCATCCCCGCGCTCACTCCTCGTCCAGGCGCGGCGCGCGGCGGACGGTGACCTCGCCGAGCTTGGTGCTGGCGTGGATCTCGACCTTGTCGACGGGCTCGCCGGGCGCCGGCTCCTCGGCGGCGTCGAGCTCGTTGTGGACCCGGCCGACCTGGGAGCTCAGGTCCAGCCAGGCCGCGCTGCCCTCCCGGACCCCGACCTCGACGTAGCCGTTCTTGGAGGTGGCGGTCACCTTGCCACGCACCACCTCGCCGATCCGCACCTCGCCGTTGGACGTGGAGGCGGTCAGGTCGGACAGCGCGCGCTCGACGTACACCCCGCCGTTCGCGGACTTCACCGTCGCCGGCCCGGTCACCAGGCCGACCTGCACCTTGCCGTTGCTGTTGGTCACCTCGGCCGCGCCGTCCACGGCGCGGAGCCGGATGACCCCGGACCCGCAGGTCACCGTGGCCGCGCCGCTGATCTCCTCGACCGAGATCTCGCCGACCCCGGAGCGCAGGTCCACCGGCCCGGTCTGGGCCAGCCGCACACCGCCGACGCCGGTCTTGAGCTGGAAGGTGCCGAGCACGCCGACCGACTCGAACTCGCCGATCTCGGCCTCCCCCCGCACGTCGGACTCGGCCGGCACTTCGATGAGCAGGTCGATCGACTCCGGCCGCCTGCTGCTGAAGTTGACGAAGCGGTTGCGCGGCTTGCGGGTGACGACGGTGAGCGTGCCGGTCGCCTCGTCGTACTCGACGCGCGTGTTCTCGGCGGCCTTGATGTCGGCGGCCTTGTCCGGGTCGCTGGGCCGCACCTCGACGACGGTGTCGGCGCGCTCGGAGGCGGCGATGCGGACGTCGGCGACGTAGAGGTCCAGCGCGATGTCGATCGCGGAGGGCGTGTTGAAGGTGGAGGTCCGGGACATGAGAAGGCTCCTTCGCTTGATGTGGTCCGGCTTGGCCGACTCGGCCGACTCGGCCGACTAGGGCGGCTTGGCCGACTAGGCCGACTTGGCCGGCCCGGCCTGATCAGCGGGCCCAGCCGCTGTAGCTGTCACCGACGATCCGGTCGCTCTTGTGCGACCCCTTGCCGCGCGCCGCGCGCCGGTCCTCGTTGGCCAGTCCGGCGGCGGCCGCCCGCACGATCCAGGCATTGACGGACAGTCCCGACGCGGCGGCCGCGTCCTCGATCAGGGCCTTGAGATTCGAGGGCAGCCGCAGGTTGATCCGCACCATGGTGGCGTCGTCGCCCTCGGCGACAGGCAGCCGCACCTCCCCGGGCGCGGACTCGCCGCCGGCGTCGGACGCGGCGGCCTCGGACGGCGCCGGGGTCACGACGAACCCGGCGTTCCCACCCCGCAGCCGCACGTCCACCGATCCGGGGGCGAGCTCGGCCGAGATCTCCTCGGCCGCGGCCGACAGCGCCTCCAGGAGGGTGAGCCGCACCGCGGCATCGAGCGGGGCCACCAGCCGGTCGGCCAGCGCACGCGTCGCCTCGCCGCCGACCTCGGCCGCGGTCGTCAGCTCCCGGCGGAGGCTTTCGACGTATCGGGTGAGTTCCATGGCTCTAGTGTGGCACCACTATGGCACCACTGCAACTCATTGTGGCTCAGCTTGGCACTACGACCTGCCATCCGTGGTGCCACCGCCGATGTTTCACGCGAAACATCCGTGACAAAATGGCCCGTTCCACCCCCGGAAACGCCGAAGCGGCTGCCAGACCGTGGTCTGGCAGCCGCTTCGGCTTGGCTCAACTCATCTCAGCTCAGCTTCGCCAGCTTCTCGAACATCCCGTCCAGCCGCTCCACGAACCGCTCCGGCCGCGTCGCCTCGTCCAGCCGCGCCTCGTCGATGGCCAGCCCGGCGGCGTCGGCCTCCTCGCGCAGCGTCTCGCGGAAGGGCCGGCCGGTCTCCCAGGTCTTCATCGACGCGCGCTGGGTCAGCGGGTAGGCCTGGGTGTCGCGCTCCAGGCCCATCTCGACCAGCTCCAGCAGGACCGTGGAGCTGTAGACCAGGCCGCCGGTGGAGTCCAGGTTGGCGCGCATCCGGTCGGCGTCCACGACCAGGCCGCTCATCAGCCGGATGGTCAGGTTCAGCATGTAGTCCAGGGCGATCGAGGCGTCCGGCAGGGCGATGCGCTCGGTGGAGGAGTGCGAGATGTCGCGCTCGTGCCACAGCGGGATGCCCTCCATGACCGGGACGATCTGGGCCCGGACGATGCGGGCCATGCCGGCCAGGCGCTCGGAGATGATCGGGTTCTTCTTGTGGGGCATCGCCGAGGAGCCCTTCTGCCCCTTGCCGAACGGCTCCCAGAGCTCGCGGACCTCGGTGCGCTGGCCGTGCCGCACCTCCAGCGCGACGGCCTCCAGGACGGTGGCCATGATCGCCAGCGCCGACACCCACTCGGAGACGCCGTCGCGCAGGATCACCTGGGTGGAGACGTCCGCCGCCGTCATGCCCAGCTTGTCGGCGACGAAGGCCTCGATGGCCGGGTCGATGTTGGAGTACGTGCCGACCGCGCCGGAGATCGCCACGACCCCGACCGCCTCGCGCGCGCGGCGCAGCCGGTCGCGGGAGCGGGCCACGCCGAAGGCGAAGTCGGCGACGCGGTGGCCCCAGACGTCCGGCTCGCCGTGGATGCCGTGGGTCCGGCCGACGCGCAGCGTCGCACGGTGCGCCAGCGCGTGGTCGCGCAGCACCGCGACCAGCTTGTCCGCCTTCTCCAGCAGGATGTCGGTGGCCTCGGTGAGCTGCAGCGCCAGCGCCGTGTCCAGCAGGTCCGAGGACGTCATGCCGAAGTGCACGAACGCGGCCGCCTCGCGCGGCTCGGTGTTGTCGGCCCACGCCGACAGGAAGGCGATCACGTCGTGCTGGGTGACGGCCTCGATGGCGGCGACCGCCTCCGGGGTCGGCGGCGCGGCCTCGCGCACCGGCTCCACGGCCGACTCCGGAATCGTGCCGGCAGCCGCGTGCGCCTCCACGACCAGGGTCTCGACCTGGGCCCACAACTCGTACTTGTGGGCTTCGGACCAGACCCGGCCCATCTCGGG contains:
- a CDS encoding TDT family transporter, yielding MIQLPVTSTTPVSPTAHRPRGAGPASRWSGVAARDVFRRVGPNWYASVMGTAIIANAGAGLPGFERGVPRAAATAVWALAALWLAVVLAARAAHWRWHADQARRDILDPAVAPFYGCLSMALTAVSAGTMIVGRAWIGTGAALGLAWTLWLAGTLVGLATTVVVPYLMMTRHELPEGSAAPAWLLAIVAPMVSAATGPQLIPHLAAGQARETMLLGCYAMFGISLLATMIILPVVFAKLVHHKVGAAIAAPGLFLVLGPLGQSVTAVNNLADVAHGAVSPQLAAALKPFAVIYGVPVLGFAMIWLLMALLVVADVAKRGLPFAMTWWAFTFPVGTCVTGATGLWRHTGLAAYAWLACALYVLLVGAWAVTAVRTARGAASGELLLGRAEAHITAGRLGITATQ
- a CDS encoding phosphoribosylaminoimidazolesuccinocarboxamide synthase, with translation MITGLNHLASGKIRDLYAVGDDLLLVASDKISAYDFVLEQEIPDKGRILTQLSMWWFRQLADLVPNHVISADVDEFPAELAPYKEELRGRSMLCRKLAMIPVECVARGYLTGSGLAEYERNRTANGVPLPPGLVDGSRLDRPIFTPAMKAEIGEHDENVTFDEMAERIADPELAAHLKDVTLAVYSRAREIAEERGIILADTKFEFGRLRGGTLVLADEVLTPDSSRFWPADEWKPGRAQPSFDKQFVRDWLSSPASGWDRASDTPPPALPEEVVQATRARYVEAYERLTGVKFD
- a CDS encoding ABC transporter permease, with amino-acid sequence MLRRNLRHMQRYPSLTLMVTLMPLVFLLLFVYVFGGTLGSGLGSGTPAGVHGGRAAYAAYVAPAIIVMAVAAAAQGTAIAVAQDMTEGIIARFRTMAVARSSVLTGHVVGATIQTMIGIVVVTGAAIAVGFRPHANAAEWFAALGVVLLLTLAVTWLCVGLGLSAKSVETASNSPMFLMLLPFLSSGFVPTDSLPAGVRWFSEYEPFTPVNETLRGLLTGTRIGGDLVVTLAWCVGIGVVSYAWSRRLYEREPKAG
- a CDS encoding ABC transporter ATP-binding protein; this translates as MDELAIRARGLRKSFGAKTVLDGMDLSVPAGTILALLGPNGAGKTTAVHLLTTYLRPDAGDIRIAGYDLAADPQAVRRSIGVTGQFSAVDGYLTGRENLMLMADLHLLPRPAGRRRAEDLLERFELTEAAGKPAATYSGGMKRKLDLAMTLVGDPKVIFLDEPTTGLDPRSRRVMWDIIRGLVAEGTTILLTTQYLDEADQLAHRVAVLDDGRVVAEGMPAELKTRIPGGHIELTFADRAALDAAALVLVPTGRDDDALTLQLAGDGRVGTLRTLLRQLDDASVEVEALAVHTPDLDDVFFALTGKKGA
- a CDS encoding DUF4097 domain-containing protein, coding for MSRTSTFNTPSAIDIALDLYVADVRIAASERADTVVEVRPSDPDKAADIKAAENTRVEYDEATGTLTVVTRKPRNRFVNFSSRRPESIDLLIEVPAESDVRGEAEIGEFESVGVLGTFQLKTGVGGVRLAQTGPVDLRSGVGEISVEEISGAATVTCGSGVIRLRAVDGAAEVTNSNGKVQVGLVTGPATVKSANGGVYVERALSDLTASTSNGEVRIGEVVRGKVTATSKNGYVEVGVREGSAAWLDLSSQVGRVHNELDAAEEPAPGEPVDKVEIHASTKLGEVTVRRAPRLDEE
- a CDS encoding DUF1778 domain-containing protein, whose translation is MELTRYVESLRRELTTAAEVGGEATRALADRLVAPLDAAVRLTLLEALSAAAEEISAELAPGSVDVRLRGGNAGFVVTPAPSEAAASDAGGESAPGEVRLPVAEGDDATMVRINLRLPSNLKALIEDAAAASGLSVNAWIVRAAAAGLANEDRRAARGKGSHKSDRIVGDSYSGWAR